One part of the Fundidesulfovibrio putealis DSM 16056 genome encodes these proteins:
- a CDS encoding DUF370 domain-containing protein, with the protein MQKTGLLNIGFGNYVVNSRVVAIVNPASSPMRRLREDAKESRLLVDATQGRKTRSIIVADSGHVILSAIQAETISQRFSQDEDDETK; encoded by the coding sequence GTGCAGAAGACAGGACTGCTCAACATCGGCTTCGGCAACTACGTGGTGAACTCGCGCGTGGTGGCCATCGTGAACCCTGCGTCCTCGCCCATGCGCCGCCTGCGCGAGGACGCCAAGGAGTCCCGCCTGTTGGTGGACGCCACCCAGGGACGCAAGACCCGCTCCATCATCGTGGCGGATTCGGGCCACGTGATCCTCTCCGCCATCCAGGCGGAGACCATCTCGCAACGCTTCAGCCAGGACGAGGACGATGAAACCAAGTAA
- the recJ gene encoding single-stranded-DNA-specific exonuclease RecJ — protein MRKIWRSRAATPAPPVLQDWAASLSVSPRLAELLWNRGLSTPEAMDFFLCPGLRHLMPPGDIPGLTQAAEAVAAALTSGKRLTIWGDYDVDGVTSTALLSDFFARRGFSVGHYIPARLDEGYGLSIPGLEKLAESGTDMVLTVDCGVTAVAEAKRARELGLSLVITDHHLPGPELPDAVALANPKLADNEGRDLAGVGVAFFLAAALNRMLPGEHIDVRQFLDLAAMGTLADVVSLTGQNRIIVKNGLLLLADAARPGIFALKEASNYYPKAPLEATQVTFGLAPRINAAGRLNRAEEALALLLAPDLDTARPLAKALDELNVQRRAEEDAISGEALTQAQAQSGNPAMVLHAPHWHQGVIGIVASRVVDAHYRPTLIITADNGKLKGSGRSIPEVDLHAALSACQEHLLGFGGHHQAAGLSLAPENLDALRADFLKAVAEQLGTTSPSPTLRLDGELSFKDIHQELLKELTLLGPFGCGNPEPVFSSPPLDVKGRRVFGANHVILEVRDPDAAVTLRAKAWRMAEEIGADVTGRKLTLAFTPRLDTYNGLASIELRVKDWAAVEKKAAKAG, from the coding sequence GTGCGAAAAATCTGGCGTTCCCGCGCCGCAACCCCTGCGCCCCCCGTACTGCAAGACTGGGCCGCCAGCCTGAGCGTTTCCCCGCGTCTGGCAGAGCTCCTCTGGAACAGGGGCCTCTCCACCCCGGAGGCCATGGACTTCTTTCTCTGTCCCGGCCTTCGCCACCTCATGCCGCCTGGGGACATCCCCGGCCTCACCCAGGCAGCCGAGGCCGTGGCCGCAGCCCTGACCTCTGGAAAGCGTCTGACCATCTGGGGCGACTACGACGTGGACGGCGTCACCTCCACGGCGCTGCTCTCCGATTTCTTCGCTCGGCGCGGCTTCAGCGTGGGCCATTACATCCCAGCACGCCTGGACGAGGGTTACGGCCTGAGCATCCCAGGCCTCGAGAAACTGGCCGAATCCGGCACGGACATGGTGCTCACCGTGGACTGCGGCGTCACCGCCGTGGCCGAGGCCAAACGCGCCCGCGAGCTTGGGCTCTCGCTGGTCATCACCGACCACCACCTGCCAGGACCGGAACTCCCCGACGCCGTGGCCCTGGCCAACCCCAAGCTCGCAGACAACGAAGGGCGCGACCTGGCAGGCGTCGGCGTGGCCTTCTTCCTGGCCGCCGCCCTCAACCGGATGCTGCCGGGCGAGCATATCGACGTGCGCCAGTTCCTGGATCTGGCCGCCATGGGCACGTTGGCGGACGTGGTCAGCCTGACCGGGCAGAACCGCATCATCGTGAAAAACGGCCTGCTGCTCCTGGCGGACGCGGCCCGGCCCGGCATCTTCGCCCTGAAGGAAGCCTCGAACTATTACCCCAAGGCCCCGCTCGAAGCCACCCAGGTCACCTTCGGCCTGGCCCCGCGCATAAACGCCGCAGGACGCCTGAACCGCGCCGAGGAGGCCCTGGCCCTGCTCCTGGCACCCGATCTGGACACCGCGCGCCCCCTGGCCAAGGCCCTCGACGAGCTGAACGTCCAGCGCCGCGCCGAGGAGGACGCCATCTCCGGCGAGGCTCTGACCCAGGCGCAGGCCCAGTCCGGCAACCCCGCCATGGTGCTGCACGCGCCGCACTGGCACCAAGGCGTCATCGGCATCGTGGCCTCGCGCGTGGTGGACGCCCACTATCGGCCAACGCTCATCATTACGGCGGACAACGGCAAGCTCAAGGGCTCCGGGCGCTCCATCCCCGAGGTGGACCTGCACGCCGCCCTTTCCGCCTGCCAGGAGCATCTGCTCGGTTTCGGCGGGCATCATCAGGCAGCGGGGTTAAGTCTCGCGCCCGAAAACCTCGACGCCCTGCGCGCCGACTTCCTGAAAGCCGTGGCCGAACAACTGGGCACGACCTCCCCTTCCCCCACGCTGCGCCTCGACGGCGAGCTCTCCTTCAAGGACATTCATCAGGAACTCCTCAAGGAGCTTACGCTGCTCGGACCCTTCGGCTGCGGCAACCCCGAACCCGTGTTCAGCTCGCCGCCCCTGGACGTGAAAGGCCGCCGCGTGTTCGGGGCCAACCACGTGATTCTTGAAGTGCGCGACCCCGACGCCGCCGTGACGCTGCGCGCCAAGGCCTGGCGCATGGCCGAGGAGATCGGGGCCGACGTCACGGGTCGCAAGCTGACCCTGGCCTTCACGCCGCGTCTGGACACCTACAATGGCCTTGCCAGCATCGAGCTTCGCGTCAAAGACTGGGCCGCCGTGGAGAAGAAGGCCGCCAAGGCGGGATGA
- a CDS encoding HDOD domain-containing protein, which yields MSQEHGQQFLLALPGLRHDLPYSPALLTTLYSQTGQTSSTPLEEIADTLSRDQGLTAKVLTMANSAFYGLQQEVTTVPRAIAVLGLNEVRSLVLAVGVKALTQHKNFPKEFGVSGYWQHQLSVAIIARHLAPLMGSVDADNLFTAGVLHDLGKLLTALHRSDDWRAIDALTREQRVSYSEAEEDYWGIEHGVLGSMVLGAWNLPEDITEPVNWHHAPMHSPNHRREALVLCVADAMAHVVAEPEAFVHCPWRDVLGKFHLSDSDMLEQVKALLLQHDPGLFAAGLAA from the coding sequence ATGAGCCAAGAGCACGGCCAGCAATTTCTCCTCGCCCTGCCCGGACTCCGGCATGACCTGCCCTATTCACCGGCCCTGCTCACCACCCTCTACAGCCAGACCGGCCAGACATCCTCCACGCCCCTGGAGGAGATCGCCGACACCCTCAGCCGCGACCAGGGGCTCACGGCCAAGGTGCTCACCATGGCCAACTCCGCCTTTTACGGCCTGCAGCAGGAGGTGACCACCGTGCCCCGCGCCATCGCCGTGCTGGGGCTGAACGAGGTGCGCTCCCTGGTGCTGGCCGTGGGCGTGAAGGCCCTGACCCAGCACAAGAACTTCCCCAAGGAATTCGGCGTGAGCGGCTACTGGCAGCATCAGCTCTCTGTGGCCATCATCGCCCGCCATCTGGCGCCGCTCATGGGCAGCGTGGACGCGGACAACCTCTTCACCGCCGGAGTGCTGCACGACCTGGGCAAGCTGCTCACCGCGTTGCACCGCTCCGACGACTGGCGCGCCATCGACGCCCTCACCCGCGAGCAGCGCGTGTCCTACTCCGAGGCCGAGGAGGACTACTGGGGCATCGAGCATGGGGTGCTTGGGTCCATGGTCCTCGGGGCCTGGAATCTGCCCGAGGACATCACCGAGCCGGTCAACTGGCACCACGCGCCCATGCATTCGCCCAATCACCGGCGCGAAGCCCTGGTGCTCTGCGTGGCCGACGCCATGGCCCATGTGGTGGCGGAACCGGAAGCCTTCGTGCACTGTCCCTGGCGGGACGTGCTGGGTAAATTTCATCTGAGCGATTCCGACATGCTGGAACAGGTCAAAGCCCTGCTGTTGCAACACGATCCGGGCCTCTTCGCCGCCGGGCTCGCCGCCTAG
- the gmk gene encoding guanylate kinase: MKPSKRLGLALVITAPSGAGKSTLIKRLLAEFPQAGFSISCTTRAPRPGDRPGVDYEFLSVEEFKARIAKGHFAEWAEVYGNYYGTQKQAVLDMLAAGRDVLFDIDVQGAKALKENLGFGNTVFILPPSRQELERRLTGRGSDSPETIARRLADARNEVAQAGWFNHIVVNDNLDTAYDELRAVYLAQRSHPDLHPGLVESVVGTWE; this comes from the coding sequence ATGAAACCAAGTAAGCGCCTGGGCCTCGCCCTGGTGATCACCGCCCCCTCGGGCGCGGGCAAGAGTACCCTCATCAAGAGGCTCCTGGCCGAATTCCCCCAGGCCGGGTTCTCCATCTCCTGCACCACCCGCGCGCCCAGGCCCGGCGACAGGCCGGGCGTCGACTACGAGTTCTTGAGCGTGGAGGAGTTCAAGGCGCGCATCGCGAAGGGCCACTTCGCCGAGTGGGCCGAGGTGTACGGCAACTACTACGGAACGCAGAAGCAGGCCGTGCTGGACATGCTGGCCGCCGGGCGCGACGTGCTCTTCGACATCGACGTGCAGGGAGCCAAGGCCCTGAAAGAAAACCTTGGCTTCGGCAACACCGTGTTCATCCTGCCTCCCTCGCGCCAGGAGCTTGAAAGACGCCTGACCGGACGCGGCTCCGACTCGCCGGAGACCATCGCCAGGCGTCTGGCCGACGCCAGAAACGAAGTGGCGCAGGCCGGTTGGTTCAACCACATAGTGGTCAACGACAACCTGGACACTGCGTACGACGAACTGCGCGCCGTGTATCTGGCGCAGCGGTCGCATCCGGACCTGCATCCCGGGCTGGTGGAGTCCGTGGTGGGCACCTGGGAGTAG
- a CDS encoding tetratricopeptide repeat protein, which translates to MNESDNPDTASNSLKSSDRARERIKGIFSTQSIQKVGTGTTTRKTIQKTYWFVDELEENLLEIQPLNKNYIPSGPKRKITIEDLLAKFAPEPEFYISTVYPKLQELSRTIQKGERHREKGEVFSAEMEFNQALKVDEENVKANFGLGLTYLDRGEAHKANDIFERLVRLDAAFQPEHKHLFNDFGISLRKNKMLDQSLDYYRKAESLTESDENLMYNIARAYFDKQEARECLEYLKKALALNPMLNEARRFVKYLVDQNQISIDLPGVRDLLPAESTPGSPGSA; encoded by the coding sequence ATGAATGAATCTGACAATCCGGATACTGCATCCAACTCCCTGAAATCCTCCGACCGCGCGCGGGAGAGGATTAAAGGCATTTTTTCGACCCAGTCCATCCAGAAGGTCGGCACCGGCACCACCACGCGCAAGACCATCCAGAAAACCTACTGGTTCGTGGACGAACTTGAGGAGAACCTGCTGGAAATCCAGCCTCTCAACAAGAACTACATCCCCTCCGGCCCCAAGCGGAAGATCACCATTGAGGATCTGCTGGCCAAATTTGCGCCGGAACCAGAGTTTTACATCTCCACGGTGTATCCCAAGCTCCAGGAGCTGAGCCGCACCATCCAGAAGGGCGAACGCCACCGCGAGAAGGGCGAGGTGTTCAGCGCGGAGATGGAGTTCAACCAGGCCCTCAAGGTGGACGAGGAAAACGTCAAGGCCAACTTCGGCCTGGGCCTGACCTACCTGGACCGGGGCGAAGCCCACAAGGCCAACGACATCTTCGAGCGCCTGGTGCGCCTGGACGCGGCCTTCCAGCCCGAGCACAAGCACCTCTTCAACGATTTCGGCATCAGCCTGCGCAAGAACAAGATGCTCGACCAGTCCCTGGACTACTACCGCAAGGCCGAAAGCCTCACCGAGTCCGATGAGAACCTCATGTACAACATCGCCCGGGCCTACTTCGACAAGCAGGAAGCCCGCGAGTGCCTGGAATACCTGAAAAAGGCCCTGGCGCTCAACCCGATGCTGAACGAAGCCCGGCGCTTCGTGAAATACCTCGTGGACCAGAACCAGATCTCCATCGACCTGCCCGGCGTGCGCGACCTGCTGCCTGCGGAATCCACGCCCGGCTCACCCGGTTCCGCCTGA